One Trichormus variabilis 0441 genomic window, GTAGATTTGCGGTAATTTTCCGCTAGGGAATTTAACGTCTACAACCGGACCAATGATTTGGGTAATGTAACCGATGTTTGTTTTTTCTGCGGTGGTGACCATGCTGCGCCTAATGGTTGAAGCTATATTTCAGAATGGGTCTTAGAAGACATAAGATTATGCAATGTCATCTTTCACTCTAACACCGGAGGGGGACAGAGTTCCGTTAGTAATTCCTTAAAAAGTAGTTCGGCGACTTTATTCCCACCAGCTTGACTGAATGACCCAACTCTATATCATAAATTGATTCTTAAGACTTACAACATTAGAGAAGTGGGCTTAAGTATGGTGTTTGTAGCCCCACAACAAAAACAAAAAAGAAGCGACTCTCTACAGAGCCTCTTCCCTCGGAAAAATCAATGATGATTATTTCTCATTCAGACTTACGCATTGCTCAGAAACAGCCGTTTGTTGCTTGAAGCTTGGTTAATGTGCTGGGATATTAGCACTTAACTGGCTGCTTTCGATTACGCTTGAGATTTGAGGTGATACCGAACGCACCCAGACCGAATAAACCAATCAGAGTAGCTGGTTCGGGTGTTCCCTGAGGATTTGTCACAATTTCTCTTCTGAGTTTCCGTTCAACTGTGTCAGCAAAATCTTGGAAAGTATTAGCCTGTAAAACAAAAGAACCAGTACCGCCCTTGACGTTATTGTTATAGAAGTTGAACAGAGATGTGCTGTTACCAATGACTAGACCATTGATGGCATCAACACCAGCTGCTAAAGCAGCATCGCGGGCAGCTGCTGTATTAGCACCTATATTTGTAGAGCCATCACCAGACACGTCAATAACTTTGCGTACGCCTTCAAAGTCGTTATTGAAGAAGAGGGGTGTAGCAAAATTAATTGCAGAACCGATACCAGTGTTACCACTAAAGGGACGTGGAGCTGCACTGATCGCCGCAGCAAAATTCTGTGCTGCTGCTACACTATCAATTAAAGTCCAACCTACGGTTTGTTGCTGCTGGTTTGTGCTACTCCAGTAGATGTAGTTAACAGCAATCTTGCCAATATTCCCTTTAGAGATGAAGTTGTTGAATAGATTAGGATTGCTAAAAGCATTTACATAGCCGTCTCTTTGTAGCTGAAATTCTGTACTGTCAACACTACCAGATACATCAACTAGTAGAGATAGTTCTAAATCAACAAGAGTAGCAGCATAGGCGCTTGTGGACATAGCCAGAGCCGACAAGGTACCAGCTACTGTTGTGAAGGTTGCTCTGAAAAATAATGAAGTCTTTTTGAGATTCATCTTGCTAAATCAAAAATGTAGGTTCCGACTGTGAAATTACTTACTCTATTGGAGTAAATAGTCCAAATGAAGATTTTAGATTCAGTCGCTCATCAGTAAATTTTTGCAGGAGAGTTTAATCAGGTACTTTGCGGCGCGCACACAATATCAACCCTGAAAAAATATCGAAAATAGAGTTCTCTTGACCTTTATTTGACTTATGGGCAAAACTTTACTCCGTGTTTTCCTCACCTAGACACTCAAAATGCTAGGGTAAATATTCTTAATGTACTAGTAGTATTTCGATAG contains:
- a CDS encoding DUF1194 domain-containing protein, coding for MNLKKTSLFFRATFTTVAGTLSALAMSTSAYAATLVDLELSLLVDVSGSVDSTEFQLQRDGYVNAFSNPNLFNNFISKGNIGKIAVNYIYWSSTNQQQQTVGWTLIDSVAAAQNFAAAISAAPRPFSGNTGIGSAINFATPLFFNNDFEGVRKVIDVSGDGSTNIGANTAAARDAALAAGVDAINGLVIGNSTSLFNFYNNNVKGGTGSFVLQANTFQDFADTVERKLRREIVTNPQGTPEPATLIGLFGLGAFGITSNLKRNRKQPVKC